ATCGGGTTATATTAgtcttaacatttgtaatctaAGATAAAGAAAGCATTTTTTTAGTATTAGCAATTTACATTAAAGCGACGACTGAAAAAAACGGAGGGAGCACTTAGATAAAGATTGTTGGGACTTTAAGAGAGTGAGTTTAGAGAAGCAGGTGGGCATTTAACATATTACTCATACTGTTGGGCACAGCTTTGCTATTAATTATGGAAGATTATTGGCTGGGACACTTTTGCAGAATATATGAAAAGCTTAGAGTGGGAGAATacaatttcttattttttttggcaaagaTGTATGTTACATTGCGACATAATTGCAATCTTTAAGgccaaaatcacatattttcAGTATCTGTCAGTCAAATATTTTGATGGACTATTTAAACTTTGAAGTATAGATCAGATGTGCAGGACTGACATTATTAGCTGGATATCGACTAATAAACTCAATAAGATCAGAACCTAGTCCTACTACAAAATATACTGGTCTGATTTACAGATTATTTCTACAGGGGGATGCCTCTTTTTCAAAGGTATTTTTTGTGTTAATGGTGGTGTTTTCCGGTAATAGTGGTTGATGCTTGTTGTGTCATTAGAGCTCTGCAAATTGTTTGCTACTGTCAATGCAGAAAGGGAAACAGTTCCAAAGCTTGAGAGTTGAGAGGGTTCTCTTTTGGCTGCCTAATATGTTTTGACTACAGTTTTCTTCCCTATATCTTGGAGTTTCTTTTGGTGCAAATTTTTTAACACGTTAAGGAACTGGTTGAGctactttatttttcttctttctttctagTTGTGAATTTATTAGCTTCCAGTGTAGTAGTGAAGGGGAAAATTcgcataacatttgaaaacctaTTTGGAAAGtctttttcatttcttcttCAAGAGTTCTTTTTTCTGCTTCTGTATTAGCTGATCGAATCGAAATGCATTTTAACTATTTCTCATTAATTGAAATGATGTTATAGCAATGTAATTTACTATAAATACTTTTGCTTGCAGGTTCTAGAAAAGGCTTTAGATGTGTGGGATTTGCAAGTCATTCCTCTTAACAGTCCAGTTGCAGAGCCTGCACAGATCGACCCTGATCAGGAGAATGCGTTTATATGTCATTTGCATGATCATTGGTTCTGTATAAGGAAAGTTAATGGGGAATGGTATAACTTCGACAGTCTCTATGCTGCGCCAGAACACCTGTCTAAGTTCTATCTGGCAGCTTATCTTGATTCTTTGAAAAGCTCTGGCTGGAGCATTTTCCTGGTGAGAGGAAATTTCCCGAAAGAGAGTTTGATTACTTCATCAGAAGCATCTAGTGGATATGGGCAGTGGCTTTCTCCTGAAGATGCCCAGAGGATCACAAAATCTTGCTCTCAGAAGTCCAATCCCACTCGGCAGCTGTCAGACCCTGCTGAAGATGTACTTGCGGCATTTGAAGACGAGGACTTGAAAGCTGCAATAGCAGCAAGCTTGATGGATTCTTCCCAGTCGACCACGGCGAGTGTTGTTGAAGCTGTTGAAGCTGGCAGTAGTAGTACCCAAACTGATTCCAAAGAAAAGGAAGAGAAAATTGCACAATAAGAATGCTATTTTGTGACACTAATTAATCACTGTCCACTAGGAAGTTGACAGATCGGTATATACATTCTTTGTACGTTTTTGATCTTACATTTACATCAAATTAATTAGAAACACAAAGAAAAAGCTATGTAAGAAACTTGGAAGGTTCTTGGGTTCATTGCTCTTTTCTAATATGTGTTTGGCATTAAGTCTTGAAAAATGGccttttcaagaaaaaatatatcaaaaaaggTTGCTGTTTGAGAAAAGACCAGGTAAATAGATGATTTTCTTAAAAATAGATTtgaccaaaattaaattttctagaaaataaacatttaatttaaaataacagtATCAAATTGCAActtgtaaattttattattatgggAGCAAGTCTAATATTGGTGTTGAACAGTCAATGTGTCCCTAAACGAACATGAAAATGACTTTATGCACACAGGGGCACactcagcgcttataccattcgAACTATAAGCCTATAACAATTGGTTGttttcaccaactttacaattagtag
This region of Mercurialis annua linkage group LG1-X, ddMerAnnu1.2, whole genome shotgun sequence genomic DNA includes:
- the LOC126665558 gene encoding ataxin-3 homolog, whose product is MEGVSNGGMLYHEVQEAKLCAVHCVNTVLQGPFFSEFDLAALASDLDCKERQMMMQTSLGNTSAGDFLSAESHNVSLGGDFSIQVLEKALDVWDLQVIPLNSPVAEPAQIDPDQENAFICHLHDHWFCIRKVNGEWYNFDSLYAAPEHLSKFYLAAYLDSLKSSGWSIFLVRGNFPKESLITSSEASSGYGQWLSPEDAQRITKSCSQKSNPTRQLSDPAEDVLAAFEDEDLKAAIAASLMDSSQSTTASVVEAVEAGSSSTQTDSKEKEEKIAQ